CTCATCGTCATCAGCAATGACAATCTTCAGTTCATCCATTGGTGTACCCTGCCTGTATTCGACTTAGACTTTAAGAGATGGGTAATCGTTTTTATAAATGCTGGAACATCCAGTGGCTTGGTAATATAGTGCTCAAACCCCCGATTTAACGCGTCTTGAATATCCTTCGGCATGGCATTAGCGCTGACCGCTACAATAGGGATTTCTCGAGTGGAAGGAACCGTACGAAGGCGTTGTAAGGCCTCAAATCCATCCATCCCCGGTAAATGAAGATCAAGTAAAATAAGATCTGGAGGATTCTCCACAGCCATGTTGATTCCTGTTACTGCCTCCTGGGCCGAGACTAAGCTAAAATGGGAGTAATCCGCTAAGATTCGCTTTACTAAAGTGACATTAGCTACATTATCTTCAATGTAAAGGATCGTAAAGAAACCTTCCACCTCTGGTTGAACTATCGATTCATGAAGCGCCTCCCTACTCGTTTGGAACGGGCTCTCTGCCTTCTTTAGTTCAATCCAAAACAGACTTCCTTCTCCTACCTTACTACGGACCCCTATTTTACCACCCATTAATTGTACCAACTGCTTCGTTATCGTCAGCCCCACCCCTGTTCCTTCAATAGATATGCTAGGTTGGATACGGTAAAAGGGCTCAAATATCGAGTCTAACTCGGAATCTGGTATTCCCACCCCCTTGTCCATTACATTGAATCTTATCTGATCTATTCCGTTCAGTTGATAGGATAATTCAACAATACCGTTCACTACATTATATCGAATCGCATTCGAAATCAGATTAAGTATGACCTGCTTCAAGCGTGTGCGATCCGCTTGAACAAATTTCTGAGGGTGCTTCTCTGCATGAAAGGAGAGTCGAATGTTCCGTTCTTCTGCTAAAGGCTGCAATAATGCTAAGCAATCCTCAACTAGAGGGGCAAGTTCTACAGGTTCGAGTGACAACGATATTTTTCCTGACTCGATTCTTGCTAAATCAAGGACCTCGTTCATTAGATTTAAGAGATGATGTCCAGCTTTACGAATCTCCAACACATCTTCTCGTTGTGAAGAGGTTAAGTTTCCCATCTCTAGCAGTTGGGCAAAGCCTAAGATCGCATTCATCGGGGTTCGTAACTCATGACTCATACGTGCAAGAAATTCGGACTTCGCTTGGTTCGCTTTAATCGCTTCCTCTCTAGACTGGATGAGCTCTCTCTCCGCCCTCTTGCGTTCCGTTATATCTTTGGCTATACCAATGACGCCCTTTATCTGGTTTCCAATAACAGCAGGAACCGCCGATAGATTTAAGTCTAGTAATTCTCCATCCTTTTTTTCAATCCTCGCTTCGAATTTATGGGATTCCCCCTGCTTCACCTTATCAAATATATTTATGACCCTCTCTACATCCTCGGGGGCAATAATCGGAGCAAAAGACATATTCAGCAACTCTCGCTCCTCATAACCCGTTAAAGCTATGGTAGCAGGATTGACTGTTGTAAACCTTCCTTCTAAATCTATTAGATAAGACGCATCTAGGGTATGCTCGAACAACGACTCGTAGATAACGGAATTCTCTAATTCTATGACATAAGAAAGAAAAGTAGCCATGGTTTGAAGCAATGTCGTATGTTCATGGGAAAAAGAGTAGGGTTGTTGATCCATGGCGCATAAGTTTCCAAATATCGTTCCATTTTTCAAGAAGATTGGTACACCTAAGAATGCTCTTAAGCCTAACTCCTTCGTAATGGCCATATCACAAGTCATCGGATGAACGGCTGCATCGTTAATAACTAGAGGCTCACGGCCTCTTGAGAAAACGTGTCTTCAATATGCCTCTGCAAAGGGGAGAGAAGCCCCCTCTTCAATAAGAGGTTTCTCTCGGTTAAAAGCCTTCATGATGTAGCTTGTTTCTGTATCATTCGTCGCAACAAGGAACGTATTCACTCCAATAAACTTACTGATCAGTGTTAAAATAGACTCGGCTGCCTTCTCCAAGCTCTCATGGTTCGATGTGTTCATTTCTAAATGACTCCTAGGATCAGTATAGTTAATTTTAGTATACAATAATTCTAAGAGGAACGGTTAGTAACGTTCAATGGAAGCTGACAAACTAAAAAAGGAGAACCCCAACAGCTCTCCTCCACATTAGCTTACACTTTAAACTTTGAGATTAAATTTTGCAGCTCTTCAGACAGGTTCGATAAGGCAAGGGCAGAAGAAGAGATTTCTTCCATCGAGGCTAGTTGCTCTTCTGTCGCGGCTGATACATTTTGCGTCCCGGCAGCGGTTTCCTTAGCTACTTCCCCTATCACTTCAATAGCTTGAACAACCTCCTCTACCGTGCCCTTCATCTGCTGAGCCTCATTAGATACATCCTTTATTTGATCCGTTACTCCCTCTACCGATTGCCTAATCTGTTCGAAGGCAGTGCCTGCTTGTTGAACAATCTGTATACCTTCTGTTACCTCTAATTTTACATTATCCATAAAGTCAACAGCTCTATCGGTTTGCTGTTGAACGAATTGAATGAGTTGAGCAATTTGTTGAGCGGAACCTGCTGATTGCTCCGCTAATTTCCTTACTTCATCCGCTACGACAGCAAAACCTCGACCATTCTCCCCTGCACGCGCTGCTTCAATTGCGGCATTTAAAGCTAATAGATTCGTTTGTGAAGCAATTTCGGTAATGACTTGAACGATAGCTCCAATCTCATTTGATCTTGTTCCAAGGTCCTTAATTACGCCTGCCAAGTCCGTTACGGTATAGTGAATCGAGTTCATCTGTTTACTTGTGGTTTGAACAGCTCGATTCCCTTCTTGTGCTAATTGTGAGGCTTGAACAGATGTTGCCGTAACCTGACTTGAACTAGCTGCAATTTGCAAAGTAGCCTTAGCCATTGCGTTCACCGATTGGGATGTTTGACCTACAGTTGAAGCCTGCTGCTCTGAGCCCGCAGCAACCTCTTCCATCGTCAATGAAATTTGCTCTGTCGCTTTGCTTGTTTGTTCAGCACTTGCTGTTAATTCTTCAGAGGATGCCGCCACTTGTTCCGCGTGCAGTCCGACCTGATAGACCAACTGATGCAAGTTATTCTTCATCACATTAAAGGATTCCGCTAACTCTCCTATTTCATCTCGGTTTTTGACCTGAACATCCACAACCGTCAGATCTCCCATTGAAACAGACTTAAGAGAGTCCGTCACTTTTCTCAGGGGCTGTGCAATCTGACGTGATAGAAACACAATAAGGAAGATCGCAATACCCAAGGATACTAGGAATAATACCAAAATGATATAACTACTTGCTTGATAAGCTACCTTTGCATCTTCACCCGCGGCAATCGCTCCGTCATGGTTAATCTCAACCAGTTTATCAAGAGGTTGCTGCATAGCATTAAAAACGGATAGGCCCGTATTGATTAATCTTGTTGCCTCTTCAAACTGTCCCTTTTTGCTTAGGTCTATCGTTTGCGAATTAAGCAGTAGATACTCGTTCCATATCGCTCTTAGTTGATCAAAATTCTTTTGATCCTCCTCAAGATAGATTGTTTCTTGATAAACATCCATTTGCTTTTGGATTTCTTTTACTAGATTTTCACGTTCTTCCTCTATGGCCCCCATCTGACTATCATCATGAATTAATACATGTCTTAAAGTGAGTGTTAAGATCTTCTCAGTCAAATAATTAATATTATTAATAGACCCTACTCCGGGCATCCAGCTCGTGGTAATGAGCTCCGTCTTACTATTCATAAAGTCCATTCTGTTGATGGATAAACCACCTAGTGAACCCATGAACAATAATATGGAGAAAAAAGCTAGAAACAACTTCCTTCCAACCGAAAACTTAACCTTATTCATCTTTTATACCTCCATAATTAATAAAGGATCAATTTAATAGGGAAGGGACTTTGTAACTACATAGTCTAAATTTACCATAGTTGGTTTTAGCAACGTGTTAATTTTATGTGTACCCAGTATTAAGAAAAAGGGGGTTCATACATATAATTAGAGCTTTCGAACAAGTAAAACCGCTAATCGCAGCAATAAAAAAAACAGGCCCATTTCGCCTGTTTATTCATTCATCTATGCTGATTCTCTTCGACAGTTCTTCCCTCAAATTCAAGAAGGGTTCCCGTCACAGGAAAGGACTTCTTGGTTTGCCTGGTAAAAGTGGCCAGAAGTCTACCTGCTACTCTCAAAAAATTAACACTCCCAGCATTAAGCATATAGCGGCCCATAAGAGAATCCATTCCATCTACGACTTGATCGAACTGTTCATTGTCCAGCATCTC
The genomic region above belongs to Ammoniphilus sp. CFH 90114 and contains:
- a CDS encoding PAS domain-containing hybrid sensor histidine kinase/response regulator; amino-acid sequence: MATFLSYVIELENSVIYESLFEHTLDASYLIDLEGRFTTVNPATIALTGYEERELLNMSFAPIIAPEDVERVINIFDKVKQGESHKFEARIEKKDGELLDLNLSAVPAVIGNQIKGVIGIAKDITERKRAERELIQSREEAIKANQAKSEFLARMSHELRTPMNAILGFAQLLEMGNLTSSQREDVLEIRKAGHHLLNLMNEVLDLARIESGKISLSLEPVELAPLVEDCLALLQPLAEERNIRLSFHAEKHPQKFVQADRTRLKQVILNLISNAIRYNVVNGIVELSYQLNGIDQIRFNVMDKGVGIPDSELDSIFEPFYRIQPSISIEGTGVGLTITKQLVQLMGGKIGVRSKVGEGSLFWIELKKAESPFQTSREALHESIVQPEVEGFFTILYIEDNVANVTLVKRILADYSHFSLVSAQEAVTGINMAVENPPDLILLDLHLPGMDGFEALQRLRTVPSTREIPIVAVSANAMPKDIQDALNRGFEHYITKPLDVPAFIKTITHLLKSKSNTGRVHQWMN
- a CDS encoding methyl-accepting chemotaxis protein, with protein sequence MNKVKFSVGRKLFLAFFSILLFMGSLGGLSINRMDFMNSKTELITTSWMPGVGSINNINYLTEKILTLTLRHVLIHDDSQMGAIEEERENLVKEIQKQMDVYQETIYLEEDQKNFDQLRAIWNEYLLLNSQTIDLSKKGQFEEATRLINTGLSVFNAMQQPLDKLVEINHDGAIAAGEDAKVAYQASSYIILVLFLVSLGIAIFLIVFLSRQIAQPLRKVTDSLKSVSMGDLTVVDVQVKNRDEIGELAESFNVMKNNLHQLVYQVGLHAEQVAASSEELTASAEQTSKATEQISLTMEEVAAGSEQQASTVGQTSQSVNAMAKATLQIAASSSQVTATSVQASQLAQEGNRAVQTTSKQMNSIHYTVTDLAGVIKDLGTRSNEIGAIVQVITEIASQTNLLALNAAIEAARAGENGRGFAVVADEVRKLAEQSAGSAQQIAQLIQFVQQQTDRAVDFMDNVKLEVTEGIQIVQQAGTAFEQIRQSVEGVTDQIKDVSNEAQQMKGTVEEVVQAIEVIGEVAKETAAGTQNVSAATEEQLASMEEISSSALALSNLSEELQNLISKFKV